A single window of Castor canadensis chromosome 3, mCasCan1.hap1v2, whole genome shotgun sequence DNA harbors:
- the Pck2 gene encoding phosphoenolpyruvate carboxykinase [GTP], mitochondrial — translation MGCPRAEKTSLVPPLRCRPRSLSASRPASALNRFAALPPSLLAFLFSPTPLGSSGQPCIPSPGAMAAVYRPGLRLSWHRLSPWCWSSHRGIQNLRVLSGDLGQLPAGVRDFVERSAHLCQPESVHVCDGSEAENTATLALLEQQGLIRKLPKYSNCWLARTDPKDVARVESKTVIVTPSQRDTVPLPAGGARGQLGNWMSPAEFQQAVDERFPGCMQGRTMYVLPFSMGPVGSPLSRIGVQLTDSAYVVASMRIMTRLGTPVLQALGDGDFVKCLHSVGQPLTWKGDPVSQWPCNPEKTLIGHVPDQREIVSFGSGYGGNSLLGKKCFALRIASRLARDEGWLAEHMLVLGITSPAGKKRYVAAAFPSACGKTNLAMMRPTLPGWKVECVGDDIAWMRFDSEGRLRAINPENGFFGVAPGTSAITNPNAMATIQSNTLFTNVAETSDGGVYWEGIDQPLPPDITVTSWLGKPWKPGDKEPCAHPNSRFCAPARQCPIMDPAWEAPEGVPIDAIIFGGRRPKGVPLVYEAFSWRHGVFVGSAMRSESTAAAEHKGKIIMHDPFAMRPFFGYNFGRYLEHWLSMEGHKGAQLPRIFHVNWFRRDEAGHFLWPGFGENSRVLDWICRRLEGEDSARETPIGLVPKEGALDLSGLKPIDTTQLFSLPKDFWEQEVRDIRSYLTEQVNQDLPKEVLAELEALEGRVHRM, via the exons ATGGGCTGCCCGCGGGCGGAGAAAACCAGCTTGGTTCCGCCCCTGCGCTGCCGGCCTCGGTCTTTAAGCGCCTCCCGCCCAGCCTCAGCGTTGAATCGCTTCGCCGcgctccctccttccctgcttgccttccttttctccccGACTCCGCTCGGTTCCAGTGGCCAACCCTGCATCCCCAGCCCAGGTGCCATGGCTGCTGTGTACCGCCCCGGCCTGCG GCTTAGCTGGCACAGACTGAGCCCCTGGTGCTGGTCATCGCACCGTGGCATCCAGAACCTGCGGGTGCTCAGTGGAGACCTGGGCCAGTTGCCTGCTGGAGTGCGAGACTTTGTGGAGCGCAGTGCACACCTTTGCCAACCAGAGAGCGTTCACGTCTGTGATGGGAGTGAGGCTGAGAATACTGCCACGCTGGCCCTCCTGGAACAGCAGGGCCTCATCCGGAAGCTCCCCAAGTACAGTAACTG CTGGCTGGCCCGCACAGATCCCAAGGATGTGGCACGAGTAGAGAGCAAGACGGTGATTGTAACTCCTTCTCAGCGGGACACGGTGCCCCTCCCAGCTGGTGGGGCCCGTGGGCAGCTGGGCAACTGGATGTCCCCAGCAGAGTTCCAGCAAGCTGTGGATGAGAGGTTTCCAGGCTGCATGCAGG GCCGCACGATGTATGTGCTTCCATTCAGCATGGGTCCCGTGGGCTCCCCACTCTCCCGCATCGGGGTGCAGCTCACCGACTCAGCCTATGTGGTAGCAAGCATGCGTATCATGACCCGGCTGGGGACTCCTGTGCTTCAAGCCCTGGGAGATGGTGACTTTGTCAAGTGTCTACACTCTGTGGGCCAGCCCTTGACCTGGAAAG GGGATCCGGTGAGCCAGTGGCCATGCAACCCAGAAAAAACCCTGATTGGCCACGTGCCAGACCAACGGGAGATCGTCTCCTTCGGCAGCGGCTATGGTGGCAACTCCTTGCTGGGCAAGAAGTGCTTTGCCCTGCGCATCGCCTCTCGCCTGGCCAGGGATGAGGGCTGGCTGGCGGAGCACATGCTG GTCTTGGGTATCACCAGCCCTGCGGGGAAGAAGCGCTACGTGGCAGCTGCCTTCCCCAGTGCCTGTGGCAAGACGAATCTGGCCATGATGCGGCCCACACTGCCAGGCTGGAAAGTAGAGTGTGTGGGGGACGACATCGCCTGGATGAGGTTTGACAGTGAAG GTCGACTCCGGGCCATCAATCCTGAGAATGGCTTCTTTGGGGTGGCTCCTGGTACTTCTGCTATCACCAATCCCAATGCCATGGCCACAATCCAGAGCAATACTCTTTTCACCAATGTGGCTGAGACCAGCGATGGTGGCGTGTACTGGGAGGGTATTGACCAGCCTCTTCCACCTGACATCACCGTGACTTCCTGGCTGGGCAAACCCTGGAAACCTG GTGACAAGGAACCCTGTGCACACCCCAACTCTCGTTTTTGTGCTCCTGCTCGGCAGTGCCCCATCATGGACCCAGCCTGGGAGGCCCCAGAGGGTGTCCCCATTGATGCTATCATCTTTGGAGGTCGCAGAcccaaag GGGTGCCCCTGGTATATGAAGCCTTCAGCTGGCGTCATGGGGTGTTCGTGGGTAGTGCCATGCGCTCTGAGTCCACTGCTGCAGCTGAGCACAAAG GGAAGATCATCATGCATGACCCATTTGCCATGCGGCCCTTTTTTGGCTACAACTTTGGGCGCTACCTGGAACACTGGCTGAGTATGGAGGGGCACAAGGGGGCCCAGCTACCCCGCATCTTCCATGTCAACTGGTTCCGGCGTGATGAGGCAGGCCATTTCCTGTGGCCAGGCTTTGGGGAGAACTCTCGGGTACTAGACTGGATCTGCCGGCGGTTAGAGGGGGAAGACAGTGCCCGAGAGACTCCCATTGGGCTGGTGCCAAAGGAGGGAGCCCTGGATCTCAGTGGTCTCAAACCCATAGATACCACTCAGCTGTTCTCACTCCCCAAAGACTTCTGGGAACAGGAGGTTCGTGATATTCGGAGTTACCTGACAGAGCAGGTCAACCAGGACCTGCCCAAGGAGGTGTTGGCCGAGCTGGAGGCCCTGGAAGGACGTGTGCACAGAATGTGA